The Plasmodium relictum strain SGS1 genome assembly, chromosome: 9 genome window below encodes:
- a CDS encoding DEAD/DEAH box helicase, putative — MKNIGILLCNNLRKKSSFFFLQAKFLRTKKLRCSNNTKKLYEDKDNENTYQNEELPNGTSGKNSYLKIENNNNKHCHLDKDEELKKKYEELKKKLYKKYNYYEIESDPHNIYLHGKNYDEINELNIHKMLLLGLKKIHINELSEMQISSFLTIQQGKDLVLNYPDGSGKTIAYLLPILNNLYFLHDYLEKIILDSYNEKNNNYNNNINCIENNYKFNNNFNLYEEMDNYLLKYSHYKNNVFFEDNLDIHKKMKEKFHLLPPCFDKLNEESFKNIGRKKRRNKNINSLNLANDINISDTLSTEVNKNSGNIQNISIMNKLIEIIKINNIKLSNLNSNYNNEQELKKLDRILKYNEKNNEDKDYVTHQNHSESIYRYLTVNPLQINKSVIILTVNKDNINQIINVIKQLDILKRINIQTLNDVPYTCVSSEIEKENFNDYIKENFNLENLQVEKFKQLNNEVLCNEQIMWSYADILITTPDIFLNSFKNNTNSNILPSIIIFDEIDMLFQNNAYRNTMMNIFKLIKKRPEIYNPHIDVSDENIAYINKSIENILINEEKVSNNSCDSFQNEKNIINNYFNSKNNDTSTNYEYVKVGEDFSQKKLKIYQEKKNNSSINGNNDCYSNSNKGIKRKNDDMQLIQLIYVCSTLPSVGHTTAGSMLTERFNNLVEIVSKSNYKIPKNIHTQWIELNKEKIINLYLFNNDNKTKKSVNLKDFSLSNKINEFENASFEHRLDLLIYILKKYYERTINYKVNKNSQNYKGSNNLNKNNEEKKMAYNSSSKYFHLIDRNPIYKTIVFVNNIKDCIKIYNFLKKHNWPVFSFHKNLSLNSRIKNLYNFYYSKFCILITTDLISRGIDTKNIDHVINFHFPSDAITYIHRLGKINRLNSYINKMNEYNCTINDNTLKEKSLNNNLNSFLKKNKEKSFLVTNFISSTNLLLADSIRKFQNNNISLLSLFSRKKSFKMKNKRNNSENANNRYIDMTSMKEIELDVNDHKLNTLLQLNDENKDDIETNNCSNVSYINEESSSYIQAPFTIFSLEDSESDEEEKFECKNKNTTNDNNIKYENISNIYTNKIIGKSNIKENREMILNENDKENKQKKYISEKNSCYDNLYGNYINSISQKKQLNENKLEKFNISNNSNIPSWDDVKFDHKKFVVERFKSKSCYLVSQVKRGKLILNSFENNNNDDELLF, encoded by the coding sequence atgaagaatataGGGATTTTATTATGTAACAACTTAAGGAAAAAgtcctcttttttttttttacaagcAAAATTTTTAAGGACAAAAAAACTTAGATGTtctaataatacaaaaaaattatatgaagataaagataatgaaaatacGTACCAAAATGAAGAACTACCCAATGGAACAAGTGgaaaaaattcttatttaaaaattgaaaataataataacaaacaTTGTCATTTAGATAAAgatgaagaattaaaaaaaaaatatgaagaattaaaaaaaaaattgtataaaaaatacaattattATGAAATAGAAAGTGATCCTCATAATATTTACTTACATGGAAAAAACTACGATGAGATAAATGAATTGAATATTCATAAAATGTTGTTATTaggtttaaaaaaaattcatataaatgAGTTAAGTGAAATGCAAATAAGTAGTTTTTTAACAATTCAACAAGGGAAAGATTTAGTATTAAATTATCCTGATGGATCTGGTAAAACTATAGCATATTTGCTACCAATTCTAAATAATCTCTATTTTTTACATgattatttagaaaaaattattttagatAGCTATAatgaaaagaataataattataacaatAACATTAATTGCattgaaaataattacaaatttaataataactttaatttatatgaagAAATGGATAATTATCTATTAAAATATAgtcattataaaaataatgttttttttgaagATAATTTagatatacataaaaaaatgaaagaaaaatttcACTTATTACCACCTTGCtttgataaattaaatgaagaatcttttaaaaatattggtagaaaaaaaagaagaaacaaaaacattaattcattaaatttagCAAACGATATAAATATTAGTGACACTTTAAGTACAGaggtaaataaaaatagtggAAATATACAGAATATTAGtataatgaataaattaattgaaataataaaaattaacaacATAAAATTAAGTAACTTAAATAGTAATTATAATAACGAacaagaattaaaaaagcTAGATcgtattttaaaatataatgaaaaaaataatgaagataaGGATTATGTAACACATCAAAATCATTCTGAATCTATTTATAGATATTTAACAGTAAATCCTTTgcaaataaataaatcagTAATAATACTAACTGTTAACAAGGACAATATtaatcaaataataaatgttaTAAAACAGttagatatattaaaaagaattaatatacAAACATTAAACGATGTCCCTTATACTTGTGTTTCTagtgaaatagaaaaagaaaattttaatgattatataaaagaaaattttaatttagaaaatttacaggtagaaaaatttaaacaattaaataatgaagtaTTATGTAATGAACAAATAATGTGGTCTTATGCAGATATATTAATTACAACAccagatatatttttaaatagtttcaaaaataatacaaatagtAATATATTACCAtctattataatatttgatGAAATAGATATGCTATTTCAAAATAATGCTTATAGAAATACAAtgatgaatatttttaaattgatTAAAAAAAGACCGGAAATATACAATCCACATATTGATGTTAGCGACGAAAATAttgcatatataaataagtcaattgaaaatattttaattaatgaagaaaaagttTCTAACAATAGTTGCGATAGTTTTCAAAATGAGAAAAACATCATAAATAATTACTTTAATTCcaaaaataatgatactTCTACTAATTATGAATACGTAAAAGTCGGAGAAGATTTTTCacaaaaaaagttaaaaatatatcaagagaaaaaaaataatagtagtATTAATGGAAATAATGATTGCTATAGTAATAGCAATAAGggaataaaaagaaaaaatgatgatATGCAATTAATACAATTGATATATGTTTGCTCTACTTTACCTTCTGTTGGTCATACTACAGCTGGAAGTATGCTAACTGAAAGATTTAACAATTTGGTAGAAATAGTAAGTAAaagtaattataaaataccTAAAAATATACACACACAATGGatagaattaaataaagaaaaaattataaatttatatttatttaataatgataataaaacaaaaaaaagtgttaatttaaaagatttctctttatcaaataaaataaatgaatttgaAAATGCCTCTTTTGAGCATAGACTAGATCTCttgatttatattttaaaaaagtattatgAAAGaacaataaattataaagttaataaaaattcacaAAATTACAAAGGaagtaataatttaaataaaaataatgaagaaaaaaaaatggcaTATAATTCCTCCagtaaatattttcatttaattgaTAGAAATCCAATATATAAAACTATTGTTTTcgttaataatataaaagattgcattaaaatttataattttttaaaaaaacataattggccagttttttcttttcataaaaatttatctttaaattcaagaattaaaaatttatataatttctactattcaaaattttgtattttaattACTACAGATTTAATAAGTAGGGGTATtgatacaaaaaatattgatcACGTAATTAATTTTCACTTTCCTTCTGATGCAATTACATATATTCATAGGTTAGGTAAAATTAACAGATTAAAtagttatataaataaaatgaacgAATATAATTGCACTATAAATGATAACACATTAAAGGAAAAGAGCCTTaacaataatttaaattcatttctgaaaaaaaacaaagaaaaatcTTTTCTTGttactaattttatttcttcaacTAACTTACTATTAGCAGATTCTATAAgaaaatttcaaaataataatattagtttattatcattattttctagaaaaaaatcttttaaaatgaaaaataaaagaaacaaTTCAGAAAATGCAAATAACAGATATATTGACATGACATCTATGAAAGAAATAGAATTAGACGTTAATGATCATAAACTAAACACTTTACTTCaattaaatgatgaaaataaagatgaCATAGAAACAAATAATTGTAGTAATGTGtcttatataaatgaagaaagtAGTTCTTATATACAAGCTccttttacaattttttctttagaaGATTCAGAATCAGATGAAGAGGAGAAATTtgaatgtaaaaataaaaatacaacaaatgataataatattaaatatgaaaatataagtaatatatatacaaataaaattataggtaaaagtaatataaaGGAAAATAGAGAAATGATacttaatgaaaatgataaagaaaacaaacaaaaaaaatatatatcagAAAAGAATAGTTGTTATGATAACTTATATGGAAATTATATTAACAGTATATCCCAAAAGAAACAACtcaatgaaaataaattagaaaaatttaatatttctaaCAACTCGAATATTCCATCATGGGACGACGTTAAATTTGATCATAAGAAATTTGTTGTTGAAAGATTTAAAAGTAAAAGTTGTTATCTGGTAAGTCAAGTTAAAAGAGGAAAACtaattttaaatagttttgagaataataataatgacgatgaacttttattttaa
- a CDS encoding dna2/nam7 helicase family member, putative, whose amino-acid sequence MNKINTNILDNFEKLIKLENIYENKEIELCYEHLNKDELVEKGILLSNLTIKTATKYSDNKNSYVLKLVKKKRNIDTNDLSDDENLDNFNNNLFSKGSIVHFSKKRKKYILSKEKNINSSMISDIVNIYVCTVHKIKKNQISILIRNINDLCKELSVSNTYLLSDKSYFDVCLVNSEISVQRQLHAINLMKNNLQNPSDILKILFMDKCPTQSPFLKEILNIFDKYEKNEGKQNELDGGEKKVDKMKCNSDKDLKICLNEKRENESNDKIEICLTEKTNRNDDFTVKEDIENIQNYIYKCDKMEWGNKNLNNSQKKAVYFCLYSNNIFCIHGPPGTGKTTVLCEVIFQLIKKNFKMLVTGPSNVSVDNILDKCIKMNIKNVVRIGLKSKIKKELWNYSYDEKIKECDSYKLCEDIDKDIEKLKLEIAKLKSKKKSEKSIYDRKCITNLKYEIRLLNKSRKKKRNVFFNELMNKNNVLITTCSSSSNYELNKFVKYSNFLFDAVFIDECCQCTEPLCYIPISFSKKNVFLFGDHKQLSPLIKYDKHNNKLNITLFERLIKKYQNKISFILNIQYRMNDLILKWSNKIFYDNKLISDDSCKCITVGDLTSNTNEKKKEVNKENNKKNNKKNSKQRKDKKMDIIINKNTNDMIKNYSFCPITWIETDGFDEFLDDTNDLDMINSEIKEKKNQQINDQSKSVPEKIEQENKKKHKKEYETNEENPKSNCKSKFEKNIENSYKSNDDVNNDNKKGDVDNIVKSDEDNLKKKYNNDYFNSNYSEESNEFNSLKNLKDNELTDIVKIDIDDIINLNNKSRSNSGEAYIIYKLIERMVKINNINTNYICVITPYSKQMNLLRSIFYDNFYEDKNYSNVYKNIEISTVDSFQGREKEIVIFSLVCSNYFKNIGFLKDYRRLNVAITRAKRHVVVIGNSDTISNDTVLNELYETILNYGKVYLVNEIIDIEEMIINN is encoded by the coding sequence atgaataaaataaatacaaacATTTTAGacaattttgaaaaattaataaaacttgaaaatatatatgaaaataaagaaatagaatTATGTTATGaacatttaaataaagatgaaTTAGTTGAAAAAGGTATTTTGTTGAGTAACTTAACTATTAAAACTGCTACAAAGTATAGTGACAACAAAAATTCATATGTTCTGaaattagtaaaaaaaaaaagaaatattgaTACCAATGATTTAAGCGATGATGAAAATTTAGACAATtttaataacaatttatttagCAAAGGTAGTATAGTACACTTTTcaaaaaagagaaagaaatatatattaagcaaagaaaaaaatataaatagttCTATGATATCTGatattgtaaatatatatgtatgtactgttcataaaattaagaaaaatcaAATTAGTATATTAATTAGAAATATCAATGATTTATGTAAAGAATTAAGCGTAAGTAACACATATTTATTAAGTGACAAAAGTTACTTTGATGTTTGCCTAGTTAATAGTGAAATATCTGTTCAAAGACAGCTTCATGCTATTAATCTAATGAAGAACAATTTACAAAATCCATCagatattttgaaaattttatttatggaTAAATGCCCAACTCAAAGTCCATTTTTGAAAGAGATTTTAAATATCTTcgataaatatgaaaagaaTGAAGGAAAACAAAATGAATTAGATGGAGGGGAAAAAAAGGTTGATAAAATGAAGTGTAATTCAGATAAAGACTTAAAAATTTGTTTAAATGAAAAGAGAGAAAATGAatcaaatgataaaatagaaatttgCTTGACTGAGAAAACTAATAGAAATGACGATTTTACagtaaaagaagatattgaaaatatacaaaattatatatataaatgtgaTAAAATGGAATGgggtaataaaaatttaaataatagcCAAAAAAAAGCAGTATACTTTTGTTTATATTCtaacaatattttttgtattcacGGGCCCCCAGGTACAGGTAAAACAACCGTATTATGTGAAGTTATTTTTCAattgattaaaaaaaattttaaaatgttaGTAACTGGCCCAAGTAATGTTTCAGTAGATAATATTTTAGATAAATGTATTAAGATGAATATTAAGAATGTTGTTAGAATTGGTTTAAaatctaaaataaaaaaagagctGTGGAATTATAGttatgatgaaaaaataaaagaatgtGATAGCTATAAGCTATGTGAAGATATTGATAAAGATATTGAAAAACTAAAATTAGAGATtgcaaaattaaaaagtaaaaaaaaatcagaaaaaagtatatatgaTAGAAAATGCATAACGAATCTAAAATATGAGATAagattattaaataaaagtcgtaaaaaaaaaagaaatgttttttttaatgaactgatgaataaaaataatgttttaATCACCACATGTTCTAGTAGTTCTAATTacgaattaaataaatttgttaaatattctaattttttatttgatgcAGTATTTATTGATGAATGCTGTCAGTGTACAGAGCCTTTGTGTTATATacctatttctttttcaaaaaaaaatgtttttttatttggaGATCATAAGCAATTATCTccattaataaaatatgataaGCATAATAACaaattgaatataacatTATTCGAGagattaattaaaaaataccAAAATAagatttcttttatattaaatatacaaTATAGAATGAATGatcttattttaaaatggtcgaataaaatattttatgataataaattaatttctgATGATTCATGTAAGTGTATAACTGTAGGTGATCTTACATCTAACActaatgagaaaaaaaaagaagttaataaagaaaataataaaaaaaataataaaaaaaatagtaaacaAAGGAAAGACAAAAAGATggatattataataaataaaaatactaatgatatgataaaaaattactCTTTTTGCCCCATTACATGGATAGAAACGGATGGATTTGATGAATTTCTAGATGATACTAATGATTTAGATATGATAAATTCagaaataaaggaaaaaaagaatCAACAAATTAATGATCAGTCAAAAAGTGTTCCCGAAAAAATAGAACAAGAGAATAAAAAGAAACATAAAAAGGAGTATGAaacaaatgaagaaaatcCTAAATCAAATTGTAAGtctaaatttgaaaaaaatatagaaaactCTTATAAAAGCAACGATGATGtcaataatgataataagaAAGGTGATGTTGATAATATAGTCAAGTCTGACGAAGacaatttaaagaaaaagtataataatGATTATTTTAATAGTAATTATAGTGAAGAATCAAATgaatttaattcattaaaaaatttgaaagaTAATGAATTAACTGATATTGTAAAAATAGATATTGatgatattataaatttaaataataaatcgCGTAGTAACAGTGGTGAAgcatatattatatataaattaatagaaCGAATggttaaaataaataatataaatactaATTATATATGTGTTATAACACCATATTCAAAACAAATGAATTTATTAAGAAGTATAttttatgataatttttatgaagataaaaattatagtaATGTTTATAAAAACATTGAAATATCAACTGTAGATTCCTTCCAAGgaagagaaaaagaaattgtTATATTCTCTTTAGTATGTTcgaattattttaaaaatataggttttttaaaagattacAGAAGATTAAATGTTGCAATTACAAGAGCAAAAAGGCACGTTGTTGTAATAGGTAACTCAGATACTATATCTAATGATACTGTATTGAATGAATTATATGAAACTATATTAAATTATGGAAAGGTTTATTTAGTTAATGAAATTATTGATATAGAAGAAATGATTATAaacaattaa
- a CDS encoding protein kinase, putative has product MGNDGSKANNYVEFDNYKYIGELNKNNLPNGKGLILYNSGESFYGYFLNGKKNGRGIYIDRKLTKYKCTWKDDKVFKKLKINPFNSNTVFYFFYNNGVIESCKIYNTAKNNKKKKKKILHKRNSQEMKGTDQINKNNNEIVNNNEKKNNNNNENEDINIKSVKNNFIKRESFDINGNINENRQTENGNNAYINNGENNYNDDKSNKIDIYNNKKRNIKKKEIKDLFCSSSYDSSLSDSSLINILKKKKNNNKNKKKRQYISDYLEVRKENHNEMKDREFNSNLEDKEKGKKKKKKTTDTLRSFIDKNENLNIENYELWERKEVVQWLVLCNVPIKWIIAIYKNNITGYKLNNLNLNTIRNNLGILSYGHAIKLLQLIKNLRIMAYNKRLLTCLNLEEYENHIRKKKKKKKKKKKKKKDEKINNVIDENTLQKENNSTEINSENKNSKFLLEHLNEGIEMENKHLHCKDVLISENLNSFTCVSSNSIRKPNKIENGASEINLDNPTLNYIKETNTYAKKKKKKKKKEKKKMRENEEKEKEENKKEKENKNEEKKKKIDKEKFIYNFHEKLSLINYSSYDSNKNSSYSCSSTLSSFTSSTVTSSDSSIYSHISKKEDSSSSSYSLTSSESLHLKKDLSSLSNLNHINNQKLKKISHSSAISSSFSSSSSSSSSSSSSSSSSSSSSLSSYSSSSALASSSFCSSKSDDIIFYPRNKIIKYTNNIYMNNNLTFSYLYSFIIPHEDLIFLHPIENYYISDINNSDDNNINFNIEEKFLFKNNIKVPFLKNVENNYNKNKSPKYRKLKSRVFKGKYMGKEVAIKVLVGKIKNFNKLHKILYKLYILRHSNIVLIMGISISYPFVFIVYEYLKNLCLFSYLHCIKYKHVYISNFFKKYKMNYNLDLDKTLTDYKSRNEHKNFYSNIKSSNNNSKVLNDKNNIKNSDSDKNNLKFPEVGSKFFNNESESSLSNNTYFEKNNRDNKYYKKNKFNLFNYENNVLCGVYADELEGNNETQSFSSNDSDITVFNANSEKEYPLSEINNNFKKINQRDINKNNKKFYKLQNKKKIQLNDPYSFPPYQRELLSYLKKEKKKKKKKVLFSYLKTQIYFHSQKSNFRNNRLSVQRIMKIITDVTLACSYLEKQKLYPLNLKPTNILLDESLNAKIADFGIQQIEKCLDTNIDYSYIVLSNKLIKFNKNHLDKKRVKEMKIVNKNSNDLLYIYDDKNNVHKYNTRQLYVSPSSHYSYISFWTPPEILRGKKSRHLYSDVYAFGIILWEMLSNNIPFNYPFKSHLMASVGYAKEELSFNNIPMPIQSLIKSCINRDKSKRPSFEQILNTLSKLYDQANTKAEDALISFMDGT; this is encoded by the exons ATGGGTAATGATGGTAGCAAGGCAAATAATTATGTTGAATttgataattataaatacatTGGAgagttaaataaaaataatttaccaAATGGAAAAggattaattttatataattcagGAGAATCATTTTACGGTTATTTTTtgaatggaaaaaaaaatggaagaggaatatatattgataggaaattaacaaaatataaatgtacTTGGAAAGACGATAAAGTTTTTAAGAAATTGAAAATTAATCCATTCAATAGTAATAcagtattttattttttttataataatggTGTAATAGAATCatgtaaaatttataataccgctaagaataataaaaaaaaaaaaaaaaaaatactacaTAAAAGAAATAGTCAAGAAATGAAAGGTACAgatcaaattaataaaaataataatgaaatagtaaataataatgaaaaaaaaaataataataataatgagaaTGAAGATATTAACATAAAATctgttaaaaataattttattaaaagagaaAGTTTTGATATAAATggtaatataaatgaaaatagacAAACAGAAAATGGTAATaatgcatatataaataatggcgagaataattataatgatgataaatcaaataaaattgatatttataataataaaaaaagaaacataaaaaagaagGAAATTAAAGATTTATTTTGTTCAAGTTCTTACGATTCTTCATTATCAGATTCAAGTCTCATtaatatcttaaaaaaaaaaaaaaataataataaaaataaaaaaaagagacaATACATTTCCGATTATCTAGAAGtaagaaaagaaaatcaCAATGAAATGAAAGACAGAGAATTTAATTCTAATTTAGAGGATAAAGaaaagggaaaaaaaaaaaaaaaaaaaacaacaGATACTTTAAGAAGTTttatagataaaaatgaaaatcttaatatagaaaattatgaattatGGGAAAGAAAAGAAGTAGTTCAGTGGCTTGTATTATGTAATGTACCTATTAAATGGATAATAgctatttataaaaataatattactggatataaattaaataatttaaatttaaatactaTCAGAAACAATCTAGGTATACTATCTTATGGGCAtgcaataaaattattacagTTAATAAAGAATTTAAGAATAATGGcttataataaaagattaTTAACGTGTCTGAATTTAGAAGAATACGAAAAtcatattagaaaaaaaaaaaaaaaaaaaaaaaaaaaaaaaaaaaaaaaaaaagatgaa aaaataaataatgtaatTGATGAAAATACGTTAcagaaagaaaataatagtaCAGAGATAAAtagtgaaaataaaaattctaaatTTCTCTTGGAACATTTAAATGAAGGAATAGAAATGGAAAACAAACATTTGCATTGTAAAGATGTTTTAATTTCAGAAAATTTGAATTCATTTACATGTGTATCCTCTAATTCTATTAGAAAAccaaataaaatagaaaatggTGCATCTGAAATAAATTTAGATAACCCCACcctaaattatataaaagaaacaaaCACATacgcaaaaaaaaaaaagaaaaaaaaaaaaaaagaaaaaaaaaaaatgagagaaaatgaagagaaagaaaaagaagagaataaaaaagaaaaggaaaataaaaatgaggaaaaaaagaaaaaaatagataaagaaaaatttatttacaaCTTTCATGAAAAATTgtctttaataaattattccTCATAtgattcaaataaaaattcttctTATTCGTGTTCATCCACATTATCATCTTTCACATCATCTACAGTAACTTCTTCTGATTCTTCTATTTATTCACATATTAGTAAAAAAGAAGACTCTTCAAGTTCCTCATATTCCTTGACTTCATCAGAAAGTTTACATTTGAAAAAAGATTTAAGTTCATTAAGTAATTtaaatcatataaataatcaaaaattaaaaaaaatatctcaTTCATCAGCTATATCAtcatctttttcttcttcctcttcttcctcttcttcctcttcttcctcttcttcttcatcttcttcatcttctttaTCATCATATTCTTCTTCATCAGCTCTCgcttcttcttcattttgtTCTAGCAAAAGTgatgatataattttttatccacgtaataaaataataaagtatacaaataatatatatatgaataataacttgactttttcttatttatatagTTTTATAATACCACATGAagatttaatatttttgcaTCCAATTGAAAACTATTATATTagtgatataaataatagtgatgataacaatataaattttaatattgaagaaaaatttctgtttaagaataatattaaagtaccttttttaaaaaatgtagaaaataattacaataaaaataaatcaccGAAATATAGAAAACTTAAAAGTAGAGTATTTAAAGGGAAATATATGGGAAAAGAAGTAGCTATAAAAGTATTAGTAGgtaagataaaaaattttaataaattacacAAAAtactatataaattatatatactaaGGCATTCTAATATTGTACTAATAATGGGAATTTCTATTAGTTACCCGTTtgtttttattgtatatgaatatttaaaaaatttatgctTATTCTCCTATTTGCACTGCATAAAATATAAGCATGTTTAtataagtaatttttttaaaaaatataaaatgaacTATAACCTAGATTTAGATAAAACATTAACTGATTATAAGAGCAGAAATGAGcacaaaaatttttattctaatataaaatcctcaaataataatagtaaggttttaaatgataaaaataatatcaaaAATAGTGATAGTGATAAGaacaatttaaaatttcCAGAAGTGGgatcaaaattttttaataatgaatCAGAAAGCAGTTTAAGTAATAATAcgtattttgaaaaaaataatagagacaataaatattataaaaaaaataaatttaatttatttaattatgaaaataatgtttTATGTGGTGTATACGCTGACGAATTAGAAGGCAATAACGAAACACAAAGTTTTTCATCTAACGATTCTGATATAACAGTATTTAATGCTAATTCAGAAAAAGAGTATCCATTATcagaaattaataataacttcaagaaaataaatcaaaGAGATATAAacaagaataataaaaaattttataaattacaaaataaaaaaaaaatccaaTTAAATGATCCCTATTCTTTTCCTCCTTATCAAAGGGAGTTACTctcttatttaaaaaaagaaaaaaaaaaaaaaaaaaagaaagttttgttttcttatttaaaaacacaaatatattttcattcaCAAAAAAGTAATTTCAGAAATAATCGTCTAAGTGTTCAAAggataatgaaaattataac agATGTTACATTAGCTTGCTCTTACTTAGAAAAACAGAag ttgtaTCCTTTGAATTTAAAGCCAACCAACATATTATTAGATGAATCATTAAATGCAAAGATAGCTGATTTTGGAATACAACAAATTGAAAAATGCCTTGATACAAATATTGATTATTCTTATATTGttttatcaaataaattaataaaatttaacaaaaatcatttagataaaaaaagagtAAAAGAAATGAAGATTGTTAACAAAAATTCAAATGacttattatatatatatgatgataaaaataatgttcATAAGTATAATACTAGACAACTTTATGTTTCACCAAGTAGCCATTATTCTTATATTTCGTTCTGGACTCCACCAGaa ATACTAAGAGGAAAAAAAAGTAGACATTTATACTCCGATGTTTATGCATTTGGAATAATTCTATGGGAAAtg ttatCTAATAATATTCCTTTCAATTATCCTTTTAAATCCCATTTAatg GCTTCAGTTGGATATGCTAAAGAAGaattatcttttaataacATTCCAATGCCTATtcaa agtttaataaaaagttGCATTAATAGAGATAAGAGTAAAAGACCTAGTTTTGaacaaattttaaatacattGTCTAAGTTATATGATCAA gcAAATACAAAAGCAGAAGATgcattaatttcatttatgGATGGAACATAA